In Catenulispora sp. GP43, a single window of DNA contains:
- a CDS encoding methyltransferase domain-containing protein has translation MSQVLEDTNLKKIWRYYDRGESRIGYRLILGGTKHFGYYEPGQTRWALRASMRQMEDRLAAELALPRGAKVLDAGCGMGNVARALAVRHGLDVTGVDILDFNITEAKRRSATSGLTRTTHFQIGDYHRLPFEDDSFDGLYTMETFVHSANPTVALAEFARVLKPGGKLVMFEYSRTPDEQASAEANAAMRRVCDEAAMPAWLELYHGVLDEMLADAGFAVESSVDITANMMPMASAFYVIGKFPFWVGRITRLEYKVVNAMSARMMFRYKEAWRYGIHTAVNKA, from the coding sequence TTGTCTCAGGTTCTCGAAGACACCAACCTCAAGAAGATCTGGCGCTACTACGACCGGGGCGAATCCCGGATCGGTTACCGCCTCATCCTCGGCGGCACCAAGCACTTCGGATACTACGAACCCGGACAGACCCGGTGGGCGCTTCGCGCCTCGATGAGGCAGATGGAAGACCGCCTGGCAGCCGAACTCGCCCTGCCCCGCGGCGCGAAGGTACTCGATGCCGGCTGCGGCATGGGCAACGTCGCCCGCGCCCTTGCCGTCCGCCACGGCTTGGATGTCACCGGCGTCGACATCCTCGACTTCAACATCACCGAAGCGAAGCGCAGATCAGCCACTTCCGGGCTCACTCGGACTACTCACTTCCAGATCGGCGACTACCATCGCCTACCTTTTGAGGACGACTCATTCGACGGCCTCTACACGATGGAAACCTTCGTTCACTCCGCAAACCCCACGGTTGCCCTGGCAGAGTTCGCGCGGGTGCTCAAGCCCGGCGGCAAGCTGGTGATGTTCGAATATTCTCGAACCCCCGACGAACAGGCTTCTGCCGAGGCGAACGCCGCGATGCGCCGGGTCTGCGACGAGGCAGCGATGCCAGCGTGGCTGGAGCTCTACCACGGCGTACTGGACGAGATGCTCGCCGACGCCGGCTTCGCCGTCGAAAGCTCGGTCGACATCACTGCGAACATGATGCCAATGGCATCGGCGTTCTACGTGATCGGAAAGTTCCCGTTCTGGGTCGGACGGATCACTCGGCTCGAGTACAAGGTCGTCAACGCGATGAGTGCCCGCATGATGTTCCGTTACAAGGAAGCTTGGCGCTACGGCATCCACACCGCCGTCAACAAGGCCTGA
- a CDS encoding helix-turn-helix transcriptional regulator — MPPTHFPKSIPRRRGSADDELLSIPQVIAELGVSRATFYRWRSRRKGPASLRLPNGSIRIRRSDLDAFLADCEETKR, encoded by the coding sequence ATGCCGCCCACTCACTTCCCCAAGTCCATCCCCCGACGGCGGGGCTCCGCAGACGACGAGTTGCTAAGTATCCCGCAAGTCATCGCCGAGCTCGGTGTCAGCCGGGCGACCTTCTACCGCTGGCGGTCCCGGCGCAAAGGCCCTGCGAGCCTGCGCCTGCCCAACGGCTCCATCCGCATCCGTCGCTCCGATCTCGACGCGTTCCTCGCCGACTGCGAAGAGACGAAGCGCTGA
- a CDS encoding helix-turn-helix domain-containing protein, giving the protein MTLRVDHAAEQAFARIVGALRSARVDAGLSQVALSSGLPVRGRAISDWESGITEPTLEHLLQWSRDPGCRLVIVAPGGDPRQGFSCPRIGETWELFERRRLAAPLRNRRVASGLTQEKLGGLVGVSRDSIQRWELARVPPRPIALVVWAQKLGYSVDLRSAGYLPMKRL; this is encoded by the coding sequence ATGACGCTGCGAGTCGATCATGCGGCGGAACAGGCCTTCGCGCGGATCGTCGGTGCTTTGCGATCGGCGCGCGTGGATGCTGGCCTCTCCCAGGTGGCGCTTTCGTCCGGCCTGCCTGTCAGAGGTAGAGCGATCTCCGACTGGGAGAGCGGGATCACGGAGCCCACCTTGGAACATCTATTGCAGTGGTCTCGTGACCCTGGCTGCCGCCTGGTGATCGTTGCTCCTGGTGGTGACCCACGGCAAGGATTTTCATGCCCGCGGATCGGTGAGACCTGGGAGTTGTTCGAGCGGCGCCGGCTGGCTGCGCCGTTACGAAACCGTCGTGTTGCTTCGGGTCTGACTCAGGAGAAACTCGGCGGGCTCGTCGGCGTCAGTCGGGATTCGATCCAGCGATGGGAGCTCGCTCGCGTGCCTCCTCGGCCGATCGCGCTCGTCGTTTGGGCGCAGAAACTGGGGTACTCCGTCGACCTGCGGTCAGCCGGATACCTTCCGATGAAACGACTGTAG
- a CDS encoding DUF3710 domain-containing protein has translation MTDDELLEAEVLLTYLSGDFVLDNAWDELPTRELGPAMAALLENRPASQPPLLEGEPERLAKIVTQRDPNDRLFTLDMLLAPITAFLTRDSVSDTALTDRLTELAKVVEDEGLDLAQVPASSVARSSAVTPRSIDVVPDARTGRVDLGRLLVPLVPGMTLNTLDQAGPALDRIEVSVGGDTLALELFELEEGEDWNLLRQVNKHEFEEAGREVRERLGIFGVQLQSYIPVSGGFHRLRFIGHEEPGWCLRGIVTGPAASEPTGSDAVRRLFFGTVVDIAADAVRLPQDPEHLRLVNRTTEGTMRLISPLD, from the coding sequence ATGACGGATGACGAGCTATTGGAAGCTGAGGTACTTCTTACGTACCTCTCTGGCGATTTCGTCCTCGACAACGCGTGGGACGAACTGCCGACTCGGGAACTGGGGCCAGCCATGGCTGCCCTGCTGGAAAACCGACCGGCATCGCAGCCTCCGCTGTTGGAAGGTGAGCCGGAGCGGCTGGCAAAGATCGTGACGCAGCGCGACCCGAACGACAGGCTCTTCACGCTGGACATGCTCCTCGCACCGATCACAGCATTTCTGACACGCGACTCCGTTTCTGATACGGCGCTGACTGACCGCCTTACCGAGCTGGCAAAGGTCGTGGAGGACGAAGGGCTAGATCTGGCTCAGGTCCCTGCGAGTTCCGTCGCCCGGTCCAGCGCGGTAACACCGCGATCGATCGATGTGGTGCCCGACGCCCGGACCGGGCGCGTCGATCTGGGGCGCCTGCTTGTTCCCCTGGTACCGGGCATGACGCTCAATACCTTGGACCAGGCCGGGCCCGCGTTGGACCGGATCGAGGTTTCAGTGGGCGGTGACACGCTGGCCCTCGAGTTGTTCGAGCTCGAGGAGGGCGAGGACTGGAATCTTCTCCGCCAAGTCAACAAGCATGAGTTCGAAGAAGCAGGCCGCGAAGTCAGGGAGCGTCTCGGCATCTTCGGTGTCCAACTGCAGTCCTACATCCCAGTCTCCGGCGGGTTCCATCGGCTACGGTTCATCGGACATGAGGAGCCGGGATGGTGCCTGCGCGGCATCGTCACGGGCCCGGCGGCAAGCGAACCGACTGGGAGCGATGCGGTGCGTCGGCTGTTCTTCGGGACAGTCGTCGACATCGCCGCCGACGCAGTACGACTGCCACAAGACCCCGAGCATCTGCGCCTGGTGAATCGGACGACTGAAGGAACCATGCGTCTCATCAGCCCTCTGGATTAG
- a CDS encoding ATP-binding protein, producing the protein MTFDGLPERLSDVRRCVLKIFGDVPGMDDVVLVVSELAANAIRHSMSGGPGGCFTLHLVEFTDAWHLRIEDMGGPNSPKTGNPDDDEEAGRGLPVVAALARAWGVVGDRNGRAVWAEVAFPTPRRAASCLSLWGRR; encoded by the coding sequence ATGACGTTCGACGGCTTGCCGGAGCGGCTATCGGATGTGCGGCGTTGCGTTCTCAAGATCTTCGGCGACGTCCCAGGGATGGACGACGTCGTGTTGGTCGTTTCAGAACTCGCGGCCAACGCCATTCGGCACAGCATGAGCGGAGGCCCAGGCGGGTGCTTCACCCTGCACCTGGTGGAGTTCACGGATGCCTGGCACCTCCGAATCGAGGATATGGGCGGGCCGAACAGCCCGAAGACTGGGAACCCAGACGACGACGAGGAAGCCGGTCGGGGACTGCCCGTGGTGGCGGCGCTGGCTCGGGCCTGGGGCGTGGTCGGTGACCGGAACGGTCGAGCTGTGTGGGCCGAGGTGGCATTCCCGACGCCGCGCCGAGCAGCCAGCTGCCTGTCGCTCTGGGGTCGTCGATGA
- a CDS encoding putative T7SS-secreted protein, with product MESIQDLAKEFGDFSHDAEDSLSALKSFGSDTNALAWVGQTADAFKATFGPLPGRLEKLYVSYGEASDALAAYWPKLQAAQDKADAALRQGQDADIEVTRANDNANNAADDLKSAQAGTDPKAASDAQTAHDNAQKALSDAKGRLAALAAQARQAHDDLEAAGKECAKALHHAQSDGIHNKHWWQHVGEVLSEAGGKIAQWSGEIGQIAAVLAPILNGIAVLTVEVPGLDVVTAGLAGADDLIAATAPEVTTAGLAIKATGDGLQGHWDDLAHDAAYLGASRMGGKGKGGEEGEEGPPPGSMAATHRWESGGQRIKVEGLPDPGAFPAPPSIGTESGIETASADEELANEIKERNETREGAPEAAATVASDLHIPDATAADPVTSTGLIVGLTLGGLRKRRRQ from the coding sequence GTGGAATCGATCCAGGATCTCGCGAAGGAGTTCGGCGACTTCTCCCACGATGCCGAAGACTCGTTGTCTGCCTTGAAGTCATTCGGCAGCGACACCAACGCGCTGGCGTGGGTCGGGCAAACCGCGGACGCCTTCAAGGCCACCTTCGGCCCCCTACCCGGCCGGCTGGAGAAGCTGTACGTCTCTTATGGTGAGGCCTCCGACGCATTAGCCGCGTATTGGCCCAAGCTGCAAGCCGCACAGGACAAAGCGGATGCCGCCCTACGCCAGGGCCAAGACGCCGACATCGAGGTCACCCGCGCCAACGACAACGCCAACAACGCAGCCGATGATCTGAAATCAGCCCAGGCCGGCACCGACCCGAAGGCCGCTTCAGACGCCCAAACAGCCCACGACAATGCCCAGAAGGCGCTGTCCGACGCCAAGGGCCGTCTGGCCGCCCTCGCCGCACAGGCCCGGCAAGCCCACGACGACCTCGAAGCCGCCGGCAAGGAATGTGCCAAGGCTCTGCATCACGCTCAATCCGACGGCATCCACAACAAGCACTGGTGGCAGCACGTCGGCGAGGTCCTGTCCGAGGCCGGCGGCAAGATCGCCCAATGGTCCGGCGAGATCGGCCAGATCGCCGCCGTCCTCGCCCCCATCCTCAACGGCATCGCCGTCCTCACCGTCGAGGTCCCCGGCCTGGACGTCGTCACCGCCGGCCTCGCCGGCGCCGACGATCTCATCGCTGCGACTGCCCCTGAGGTGACCACAGCCGGCCTCGCCATCAAAGCAACCGGTGACGGGCTTCAGGGGCACTGGGACGATCTCGCCCACGATGCGGCGTACCTGGGCGCGTCACGCATGGGCGGCAAGGGCAAGGGCGGCGAGGAAGGTGAAGAGGGTCCACCACCGGGGAGCATGGCCGCCACCCACCGATGGGAGTCGGGCGGCCAAAGGATCAAGGTTGAAGGGCTACCCGATCCTGGCGCCTTCCCTGCACCTCCCTCAATAGGCACCGAGAGCGGAATCGAGACCGCGTCGGCAGATGAGGAACTGGCCAACGAGATCAAGGAGAGGAACGAGACTCGGGAAGGGGCTCCTGAGGCGGCCGCCACGGTAGCATCTGACCTCCACATACCCGACGCAACTGCAGCTGATCCGGTCACTTCCACTGGATTGATAGTGGGATTGACTCTCGGCGGTCTGAGGAAGAGGAGGCGGCAGTGA
- a CDS encoding TRM11 family methyltransferase → MLLLTKEQALATPLPFPELDPESRREIPLGSVWPCAQADSKTQRKGRYLPESMAHPGKMLPAIAEHAITHYTQPGDLVIDPMAGIGTTLVEAVHADRMALGVEYEPHWADLARRNVEHATDRGAPGYAAVVQGDARDIVRLVGSDTIGKAALVLTSPPYGSSLHGHVRSTRDSGHSGIAKSDFRYSRDRGNLAHHSLDDLFTGFREILEGCYQLLKPGGHLVMTTRPFRRSGEFCDVPGRAWRAAIDAGFEPLERCVALLAGVREDKLVPRPSFFQLAHTRAQNAAGIPVHLVCHEEVHVLTRLADDAYVSDEAAESAA, encoded by the coding sequence GTGCTGCTGCTGACGAAGGAGCAGGCATTGGCCACCCCGCTTCCATTCCCAGAGCTCGACCCCGAGTCCCGTCGCGAGATCCCGCTGGGCTCCGTCTGGCCGTGCGCTCAGGCCGACTCCAAGACCCAGCGCAAGGGCCGGTACCTGCCGGAATCCATGGCGCACCCCGGCAAGATGCTGCCGGCGATCGCCGAGCATGCCATCACCCACTACACCCAGCCCGGCGACCTCGTCATCGACCCGATGGCCGGCATCGGGACGACGCTGGTCGAGGCGGTCCACGCCGACCGGATGGCGCTCGGTGTGGAGTACGAACCGCACTGGGCCGACCTGGCCCGGCGTAACGTCGAGCACGCCACCGACCGGGGCGCGCCTGGCTACGCAGCGGTGGTCCAGGGCGATGCCCGTGACATCGTTCGCCTTGTCGGATCGGACACGATCGGCAAGGCGGCACTCGTACTCACCTCGCCGCCCTACGGAAGCTCGCTGCACGGACACGTCCGTTCCACGCGCGATTCCGGCCACAGCGGGATCGCCAAGAGCGACTTTCGCTACAGCCGCGACCGCGGCAACCTCGCCCACCACAGTCTGGACGACTTGTTCACCGGGTTCCGGGAGATCCTCGAAGGCTGCTACCAGCTCCTCAAGCCCGGCGGGCACCTGGTGATGACGACCCGGCCGTTCCGGCGCAGCGGCGAATTCTGCGACGTTCCGGGGCGGGCCTGGCGGGCCGCGATCGATGCCGGTTTCGAGCCCCTCGAGCGATGCGTGGCGCTGTTGGCCGGTGTCCGCGAGGACAAGCTCGTACCGCGCCCGTCGTTCTTCCAGCTCGCCCACACTCGTGCGCAGAACGCCGCGGGGATCCCGGTCCATCTGGTGTGCCATGAAGAGGTTCACGTTCTTACCCGCCTTGCGGACGACGCATACGTGTCGGACGAGGCCGCGGAGTCTGCGGCATGA
- a CDS encoding helix-turn-helix domain-containing protein: MKTVITWAELSTGERLKFLRGEVTQTELAEMTGLSIWTIRNIEQDRPGRSATIATLMSLARALGTDVAVLTGQRAPNTRERVDDRRALSAIDDCLTSPDNFPDIPGFGQLLPSGEPPAVADLRAKVVLAWTDYWDGNYTELGAVLPALIAEAKIATNSYDGERQEQAFAVLTELYQIAADAAVQLGSQRIAFAALNRAFPAAKLSGDTLLLSSLAGTLSWVYLRKGRVDTAEEVAQAAAETIEPSFGRSKRPQLAVWGNLVISAAVAASRSGKAAKAETAREYLSMAHAAAHRIGQDTNFYQTTFGPTQTQIQAVGVAVATRDIGRALEIAKRLELPASLPKAARARYLLDVAHAHLLARQEKAATSTLVAIDSFAPDWMRHQSLAVHIVEDLYVRERRSSTVRQLASKVGIQPQ, translated from the coding sequence GTGAAGACCGTGATCACCTGGGCAGAGCTGAGCACCGGGGAGCGCCTGAAGTTCCTTCGGGGTGAGGTGACACAGACAGAGCTGGCGGAGATGACCGGCCTGAGTATCTGGACGATCCGCAACATCGAGCAGGACCGGCCAGGGCGGTCAGCGACCATCGCCACCCTCATGAGCCTGGCACGGGCACTCGGCACGGACGTCGCCGTGCTTACCGGGCAACGCGCCCCGAACACCCGCGAGCGTGTCGACGATCGGCGGGCGTTGAGCGCAATTGACGACTGTCTGACCTCGCCCGACAACTTCCCGGATATCCCGGGCTTCGGCCAGTTGCTGCCCTCCGGCGAACCGCCGGCCGTAGCCGACTTGCGGGCAAAGGTGGTGTTGGCCTGGACGGATTACTGGGACGGCAACTACACCGAGCTAGGAGCGGTCCTTCCTGCTCTCATCGCCGAGGCGAAGATTGCGACGAACAGCTACGACGGTGAGCGGCAGGAACAAGCATTCGCGGTACTTACCGAGCTCTACCAGATCGCTGCTGACGCCGCGGTGCAGCTCGGAAGCCAGCGCATCGCGTTCGCCGCTCTCAACCGGGCGTTTCCCGCAGCCAAGCTGTCCGGCGATACCCTGCTCCTCTCCTCTCTGGCCGGCACCCTCTCTTGGGTCTACCTGCGCAAAGGAAGGGTAGACACTGCAGAGGAAGTGGCCCAGGCAGCGGCTGAAACCATTGAGCCGAGCTTCGGACGTTCCAAGCGCCCGCAGCTGGCGGTCTGGGGCAACTTGGTGATCAGCGCGGCCGTCGCGGCGTCACGGTCCGGGAAGGCGGCCAAGGCTGAGACGGCTCGTGAGTACCTGTCGATGGCTCACGCAGCAGCCCACCGGATTGGGCAGGACACGAACTTCTACCAGACGACGTTCGGCCCGACGCAGACTCAGATTCAAGCGGTGGGTGTGGCTGTGGCGACGCGGGATATCGGACGAGCCCTCGAGATCGCCAAACGCCTCGAACTACCAGCATCCCTCCCGAAGGCAGCTCGCGCTCGCTACCTGCTCGACGTCGCTCATGCCCACCTGCTTGCCCGACAGGAGAAAGCGGCTACAAGCACCTTGGTGGCCATCGACAGCTTCGCGCCGGACTGGATGCGACACCAATCGCTGGCCGTGCACATCGTCGAAGACCTGTACGTTCGCGAACGGCGATCCAGCACTGTGCGCCAGCTGGCTTCCAAGGTTGGAATTCAACCCCAGTAG